From a single Mus musculus strain C57BL/6J chromosome 12, GRCm38.p6 C57BL/6J genomic region:
- the Mfsd2b gene encoding major facilitator superfamily domain-containing protein 2B translates to MSVPHGPTPAPVAEPHTQEPGSDKRDGRLSVCTKVCYGIGGVPNQVASSASAFYLQLFLLDVAQIPAAQVSLALFGGKVSGAVADPVAGFFINKSRRTGSGRLMPWALGCMPLIALAYFFLWFLPPFTSLRGLWYTSFYCLFQALATFFQVPYTALTMILTPSPRERDSATAYRMTMEMAGTLMGATVHGLIVSSAHGSQRCEDTVHPRSPAVSPDVARLYCIAAAVVALTYPVCGSLLCLGVKEQPDTSAPASGQGLNFFTGLAITSQHPPYLSLVVSFLFISAAVQVEQSYLVLFCTHASKLQDHVQNLVLIILVSAVLSTPLWEWVLQRFGKKTSAFGICVMVPFSILLAAVPSAPVAYVVAFVSGVSIAVSLLLPWSMLPDVVDDFQLQHRCGPGVETIFYSSYVFFTKLSGAGALGISTLSLEFAGYEAGACQQAEEVVVTLKVLIGAVPTCMILIGLCILLVGPTPKMPRQDTSSQLSLRRRTSYSLA, encoded by the exons ATGTCGGTGCCCCATGGACCCACCCCCGCTCCTGTCGCAGAGCCTCACACCCAGGAGCCAGGCTCG GACAAGAGAGATGGTCGCCTCTCAGTCTGTACAAAGGTGTGCTATGGCATTGGTGGGGTCCCCAACCAGGTGGCCTCCAGCGCCTCAGCCTTCTACCTGCAACTCTTCCTACTGGATGTGGCCCAG ATCCCCGCTGCCCAGGTGTCACTTGCCTTGTTTGGAGGGAAGGTGTCTGGGGCAGTTGCAGACCCTGTGGCTGGCTTCTTCATCAACAAGAGCAGAAGGACGGGGTCTGGACGGCTAATGCCTTG GGCGCTGGGCTGCATGCCCTTAATCGCACTGGCCTACTTCTTCCTGTGGTTCCTGCCCCCATTCACCAGCCTTCGTGGGCTCTGGTATACCAGCTTCTACTGCCTGTTCCAGGCCCTGGCTACG TTCTTCCAGGTGCCCTACACTGCGCTCACTATGATCCTCACCCCCAGCCCCAGGGAGCGAGACTCTGCCACCGCATACC GGATGACCATGGAGATGGCAGGGACACTGATGGGAGCCACTGTCCACGGGCTCATTGTGTCCAGTGCCCACGGGTCCCAGAGGTGTGAGGACACTGTGCACCCCAGGAGTCCTGCTGTTTCCCCAGATGTA GCTCGCCTCTATTGTATTGCAGCTGCCGTGGTTGCCTTGACTTATCCTGTGTGTGGAAGTCTGCTGTGCCTAGGAGTGAAGGAGCAGCCAG ATACTTCTGCCCCAGCCTCAGGCCAAGGCCTGAACTTCTTCACTGGCCTGGCcatcacttcccagcacccaccctacCTGAGCCTGGTGGTCTCTTTCTTGTTCATTTCAGCTGCCGTCCAG GTGGAACAAAGTTACCTAGTCCTGTTCTGTACACACGCCTCTAAGCTCCAAGATCATGTTCAGAACTTGGTGCTCATCATTCTG GTCTCAGCTGTGCTGAGCACCCCACTGTGGGAGTGGGTTCTCCAGCGATTTGGGAAGAAGACATCTGCATTCGGCATCTGT GTGATGGTGCCCTTTTCTATCTTGTTGGCTGCTGTGCCCTCAGCACCGGTGGCCTATGTTGTGGCCTTTGTCTCTGGCGTGAGCATTGCTGTGTCCCTGCTGCTACCCTG GTCCATGCTGCCAGATGTGGTGGATGACTTTCAGCTGCAGCATCGGTGTGGCCCAGGCGTGGAGACCATCTTCTACTCATCCTACGTCTTCTTCACCAAGCTGTCAGGCGCGGGTGCCTTGGGCATCTCTACCCTCAGTTTGGA GTTTGCAGGGTATGAGGCAGGGGCCTGCCAGCAAGCAGAAGAAGTGGTGGTCACTCTCAAGGTCCTCATCGGTGCTGTGCCCACCTGTATGATCCTTATTGGCCTGTGCATCCTCCTGGTTGGCCCCACTCCCAAGATGCCACGTCAGGACACTTCCTCCCAGCTAAGCCTTCGGAG GAGGACTAGCTACAGCCTTGCCTGA
- the Mfsd2b gene encoding major facilitator superfamily domain-containing protein 2B isoform X1 — MPLIALAYFFLWFLPPFTSLRGLWYTSFYCLFQALATFFQVPYTALTMILTPSPRERDSATAYRMTMEMAGTLMGATVHGLIVSSAHGSQRCEDTVHPRSPAVSPDVARLYCIAAAVVALTYPVCGSLLCLGVKEQPDTSAPASGQGLNFFTGLAITSQHPPYLSLVVSFLFISAAVQVEQSYLVLFCTHASKLQDHVQNLVLIILVSAVLSTPLWEWVLQRFGKKTSAFGICVMVPFSILLAAVPSAPVAYVVAFVSGVSIAVSLLLPWSMLPDVVDDFQLQHRCGPGVETIFYSSYVFFTKLSGAGALGISTLSLEFAGYEAGACQQAEEVVVTLKVLIGAVPTCMILIGLCILLVGPTPKMPRQDTSSQLSLRRRTSYSLA; from the exons ATGCCCTTAATCGCACTGGCCTACTTCTTCCTGTGGTTCCTGCCCCCATTCACCAGCCTTCGTGGGCTCTGGTATACCAGCTTCTACTGCCTGTTCCAGGCCCTGGCTACG TTCTTCCAGGTGCCCTACACTGCGCTCACTATGATCCTCACCCCCAGCCCCAGGGAGCGAGACTCTGCCACCGCATACC GGATGACCATGGAGATGGCAGGGACACTGATGGGAGCCACTGTCCACGGGCTCATTGTGTCCAGTGCCCACGGGTCCCAGAGGTGTGAGGACACTGTGCACCCCAGGAGTCCTGCTGTTTCCCCAGATGTA GCTCGCCTCTATTGTATTGCAGCTGCCGTGGTTGCCTTGACTTATCCTGTGTGTGGAAGTCTGCTGTGCCTAGGAGTGAAGGAGCAGCCAG ATACTTCTGCCCCAGCCTCAGGCCAAGGCCTGAACTTCTTCACTGGCCTGGCcatcacttcccagcacccaccctacCTGAGCCTGGTGGTCTCTTTCTTGTTCATTTCAGCTGCCGTCCAG GTGGAACAAAGTTACCTAGTCCTGTTCTGTACACACGCCTCTAAGCTCCAAGATCATGTTCAGAACTTGGTGCTCATCATTCTG GTCTCAGCTGTGCTGAGCACCCCACTGTGGGAGTGGGTTCTCCAGCGATTTGGGAAGAAGACATCTGCATTCGGCATCTGT GTGATGGTGCCCTTTTCTATCTTGTTGGCTGCTGTGCCCTCAGCACCGGTGGCCTATGTTGTGGCCTTTGTCTCTGGCGTGAGCATTGCTGTGTCCCTGCTGCTACCCTG GTCCATGCTGCCAGATGTGGTGGATGACTTTCAGCTGCAGCATCGGTGTGGCCCAGGCGTGGAGACCATCTTCTACTCATCCTACGTCTTCTTCACCAAGCTGTCAGGCGCGGGTGCCTTGGGCATCTCTACCCTCAGTTTGGA GTTTGCAGGGTATGAGGCAGGGGCCTGCCAGCAAGCAGAAGAAGTGGTGGTCACTCTCAAGGTCCTCATCGGTGCTGTGCCCACCTGTATGATCCTTATTGGCCTGTGCATCCTCCTGGTTGGCCCCACTCCCAAGATGCCACGTCAGGACACTTCCTCCCAGCTAAGCCTTCGGAG GAGGACTAGCTACAGCCTTGCCTGA
- the Ubxn2a gene encoding UBX domain-containing protein 2A → MKEVDNLDSIKEEWACETGPPDSQPLNDNQQKDCEYFVDSLFEEAGKAGAKCLSPTEQKKQVDVNIKLWKNGFTVNDDFRSYSDGASQQFLNSIKKGELPSELWGIFDKEEVDVKVEDKKNEVCMSTKPVFQPFSGQGHRLGSATPRIVSKAKSVEVDNKSTLSAVSLNNLEPITRIQIWLANGERTVQRFNVSHRVSHIKDFIEKYQGSQRSPPFALATALPFLRFLDETLTLEEADLKNAVIIQRLQKTAEPFRKL, encoded by the exons ggcTTGTGAAACAGGACCTCCTGACAGTCAACCCCTCAATGATAATCAACAAAAGGACTGTGAATATTTTGTTGACAGCCTTTTTGAGGAAGCAGGGAAGGCTGGTGCCAAATGCTTGTCCCCCACTGAACAGAAGAAACAG GTAGATGTAAATATAAAATTGTGGAAAAACGGATTCACTGTCAATGATGATTTTAGAAGTTACTCTGATGGTGCAAGTCAGCAGTTTCTGAACTCCATCAAAAAGGG ggAATTACCTTCAGAATTATGGGGAATTTTTGATAAAGAGGAGGTGGATGTTAAAGTTGAAGATAAGAAAAATGAAGTATGTATGTCTACAAAGCCTGTGTTCCAGCCCTTCTCAGGACAGGGCCACAGACTAGGAAG TGCTACACCAAGAATCGTTTCTAAAGCAAAGAGTGTTGAAGTTGACAATAAAAGTACTTTGTCTGCTGTTTCACTGAACAACTTGGAGCCCATTACCAGGATCCAGATCTGGTTAGCCAATGGGGAAAGAACTGTCCAAAGATTTAATGTTTCTCATAG GGTGAGCCACATCAAAGACTTCATTGAAAAATACCAAGGATCTCAGAGAAGCCCTCCCTTTGCCCTGGCAACAGCTCTTCCTTTCCTCAGGTTTCTGGATGAAACGCTCACATTGGAAGAAGCAGATTTGAAGAATGCTGTAATCATTCAGAGACTCCAAAAAACTGCCGAGCCTTTTAGAAAACTttga